The Candidatus Hydrogenedens sp. genome has a segment encoding these proteins:
- the rnhA gene encoding ribonuclease HI, which translates to MNEVENKTGIPYVEIFTDGGCIPNPGRGAWAVILIYGDKEKILTGYDENTTNNRMELKAAIEGLKALKKRCKVVIYTDSEYLKKGMSEWLKSWVEKGWKTSSGTVKNIDLWNELAELVEKHEVTWEWIKGHSQHPQNERCDKLVKDIIKNKIKLEKDTK; encoded by the coding sequence GTGAATGAAGTCGAAAATAAAACAGGTATTCCTTATGTGGAAATATTTACCGATGGAGGATGTATTCCCAATCCAGGAAGAGGGGCATGGGCAGTAATATTAATTTACGGCGATAAGGAGAAAATATTAACGGGATATGATGAAAATACAACAAACAATCGCATGGAATTAAAGGCGGCTATTGAAGGATTAAAAGCACTTAAAAAGCGTTGTAAAGTTGTTATTTATACTGATTCAGAATATTTAAAAAAGGGAATGTCGGAATGGCTAAAATCTTGGGTGGAAAAAGGATGGAAAACAAGTTCTGGAACAGTCAAAAATATTGATTTATGGAATGAACTGGCAGAATTAGTTGAAAAGCATGAGGTTACTTGGGAATGGATAAAAGGGCATAGTCAACACCCCCAAAATGAGCGATGTGATAAGTTGGTGAAGGATATTATCAAAAATAAGATAAAGTTAGAAAAGGATACAAAATGA
- the amrB gene encoding AmmeMemoRadiSam system protein B, with product MSKRHPAVSGQFYPSNPSTLLAQVSIYIEQSGVSPSSGRVLSIIAPHAGYMYSGPTAGFAFARIRGQKINRVILIGRSHRYTFNGLAICEYESFLTPVGEFPVDEAFNYTLMQKLPFCTNSSHIYEHCIEVMLPFLYGSIGTVPIVPILLGKEPSQKHFEYGKTLASLSGDGDLLIASTDLSHYLPEKEANQIDTNTIHAILDKDVEKIIRGIESGTCSMCGASAVVFAMGFASYFGNYDVHLLNYTTSGKTSGDYSSVVGYASMSFELKETNM from the coding sequence ATGTCCAAAAGGCACCCAGCAGTAAGTGGACAATTTTATCCAAGCAATCCATCAACACTATTAGCCCAGGTTAGTATTTATATAGAACAATCTGGTGTCTCTCCATCTTCAGGGCGTGTATTATCAATTATTGCTCCTCATGCGGGTTATATGTATTCAGGACCGACCGCAGGTTTTGCATTTGCAAGAATTCGAGGGCAAAAAATAAACCGCGTTATTTTAATAGGTAGGTCTCATCGTTATACCTTTAATGGACTGGCTATTTGTGAATACGAATCTTTTCTAACTCCTGTAGGTGAATTTCCTGTTGATGAAGCATTTAATTATACTCTGATGCAAAAACTACCCTTTTGCACAAATAGTTCCCATATTTATGAACATTGTATTGAGGTCATGTTACCTTTTTTATATGGAAGTATTGGCACAGTTCCCATTGTCCCTATTTTGCTTGGTAAAGAACCTTCGCAAAAACATTTTGAATACGGGAAAACACTGGCCTCACTATCTGGTGATGGTGATTTACTGATTGCATCTACAGACTTGTCTCACTACTTACCGGAAAAAGAGGCAAACCAGATAGATACAAATACAATTCATGCTATTTTAGATAAGGATGTAGAAAAGATTATTCGTGGGATAGAATCCGGGACATGTTCTATGTGTGGCGCCTCTGCTGTTGTTTTTGCAATGGGATTTGCTTCTTATTTTGGTAATTATGATGTTCACTTATTAAATTACACAACCAGCGGGAAAACCTCTGGTGATTATAGTTCTGTTGTTGGTTATGCATCTATGAGTTTTGAACTAAAAGAAACAAACATGTAA
- a CDS encoding Nif3-like dinuclear metal center hexameric protein, translated as MAGIRIQDICSILEEWAPKELAFPEDSVGLVLGSTDWDTNNAIVCLTITDQIVKDAIQKKVKLIISHHPLIFQPLRKIVHTNPHQKRIAQLITNEIACYTCHTNLDVAEKGVNYILAKKLDLSNISGLLPIEHIRLYKLVTFVPKNHLEKVRNAVCGCGAGIIGEYAYCSFSTSGIGTFLPSDKAKPFLGKIGKINEEKEERFEVIVPSEILGNVIEALLDAHPYEEVAYDVYPLQNKSRKISLGAKGVLDKSISLEEFSNIVKEKLNLSSIKIVGNLNKKVKNIAVLGGSGGGEIINIPDNIDVLVTGDVKYHQALEAEERGLAVIDAGHFGTEYPIVEGIANYLTQKLPLLEIIIPAEKEPFLYK; from the coding sequence ATGGCGGGTATTCGCATTCAAGATATTTGTTCTATTTTAGAAGAATGGGCTCCAAAGGAATTAGCCTTTCCTGAAGATTCGGTAGGATTGGTATTAGGGTCAACAGATTGGGATACCAACAATGCTATTGTCTGTCTAACAATTACAGACCAAATTGTTAAAGATGCTATACAAAAGAAAGTAAAACTGATTATTTCTCACCATCCTTTAATTTTCCAGCCACTACGGAAAATAGTTCATACAAACCCACATCAAAAAAGGATAGCTCAGTTAATAACAAATGAGATTGCATGTTATACATGTCATACAAACTTGGATGTTGCAGAAAAAGGGGTAAATTACATACTGGCTAAGAAATTAGACCTTTCGAATATTTCCGGATTGCTTCCTATTGAACATATAAGGCTATACAAATTAGTAACATTTGTTCCCAAAAATCATCTTGAAAAAGTTAGAAATGCAGTATGTGGTTGTGGTGCAGGTATTATTGGAGAATATGCGTATTGTTCCTTCAGTACATCCGGGATAGGCACTTTTCTACCTTCCGACAAGGCAAAGCCTTTTCTTGGTAAAATTGGGAAAATAAACGAAGAAAAAGAGGAACGGTTTGAGGTGATTGTTCCCTCCGAAATTTTGGGTAATGTTATTGAAGCCTTATTAGATGCCCATCCTTATGAAGAGGTCGCTTATGATGTCTATCCTTTACAAAATAAGAGCCGTAAAATTTCATTGGGTGCAAAAGGAGTATTAGATAAATCTATCTCACTTGAAGAATTTTCTAATATTGTAAAAGAAAAATTAAATCTTTCTTCTATAAAAATAGTTGGAAACCTCAATAAAAAAGTAAAAAATATTGCAGTGCTTGGAGGTAGTGGTGGTGGAGAAATAATAAATATTCCCGATAATATAGATGTTTTAGTGACAGGTGATGTCAAATATCATCAGGCTTTAGAAGCAGAAGAGCGAGGATTAGCCGTTATTGATGCGGGACACTTTGGTACTGAGTATCCTATTGTAGAAGGAATTGCTAATTATCTCACCCAAAAACTTCCTTTACTTGAAATAATTATACCTGCAGAAAAAGAACCTTTTCTGTATAAATAA
- a CDS encoding ankyrin repeat domain-containing protein, with protein sequence MYRKMKIYLYLLPLIISGCSPSCFDLAAKGDAVNLEKQLLKNPAIINSKDYLGKTILHYAVCSGSKDVLELLYRYGAELNEKDITGMTPLHVCAMWDLKGPARWLITHGANARIKDNFGDSPLHTSAIFGTVNIGKYLKTVGIPMEEKNKEGMTVKELAKKYRNDKWIEEIEGN encoded by the coding sequence TTGTATAGAAAAATGAAGATTTATTTATATTTATTACCTTTAATTATATCAGGTTGTAGCCCATCATGTTTTGACCTCGCTGCAAAAGGGGATGCGGTTAATTTAGAAAAACAGTTGTTGAAAAATCCAGCAATTATTAATAGTAAAGATTATTTGGGCAAAACAATTTTACATTATGCAGTATGTAGCGGAAGTAAGGATGTATTAGAACTATTGTATAGATATGGAGCAGAACTTAATGAGAAGGATATAACAGGGATGACCCCTTTGCATGTATGTGCTATGTGGGATTTAAAAGGGCCTGCCCGATGGTTAATAACACATGGTGCAAATGCCAGGATAAAAGATAACTTTGGAGATTCTCCCTTACATACTTCGGCTATATTTGGAACAGTAAATATAGGTAAGTACTTAAAAACGGTTGGAATTCCGATGGAAGAAAAGAATAAAGAAGGTATGACAGTAAAAGAATTGGCAAAGAAATATCGGAATGATAAGTGGATAGAAGAAATAGAGGGAAACTAA